Proteins encoded by one window of Candidatus Eremiobacteraceae bacterium:
- a CDS encoding HAMP domain-containing sensor histidine kinase translates to MKNVTTPHADVRKARLRLTFAYGGILVLLQVVFSIVVYALISLVVWQDVQPISDWPGINEVAHAMMFKNAMFLLVANIGGLVLVAGAAFLLAKTALRPLEQAIELQHQFTSDASHDLRTPLAVIRTETSAALHNADLSEEAAERLRIIDDQAQRMERLIDQLLTLSHVDAESALEREPTDLVVVVNGVLRSLRPLAEARRIDLSVNRSESALVMGDELKLSQLVANLVDNAIKYSPESTRVEVGVWQARDAAFVAVADRGAGIPQDERERIFLRFHRLDQARNGNGEGEGPAGHGLGLPLCRWIARAHGGDIAVDSREGKGSTFTVRLPAISS, encoded by the coding sequence GTGAAGAACGTCACCACTCCTCACGCGGACGTCCGCAAGGCTCGCTTGCGGCTCACGTTCGCGTACGGCGGCATTCTCGTGCTGCTGCAGGTGGTCTTTTCCATCGTCGTCTACGCGCTGATCTCGCTCGTGGTCTGGCAAGACGTGCAGCCGATCAGCGATTGGCCGGGCATCAACGAAGTCGCGCACGCCATGATGTTCAAGAACGCCATGTTCCTGCTCGTCGCCAACATCGGCGGGCTCGTGCTGGTCGCCGGCGCGGCGTTCTTGCTCGCGAAGACCGCGCTGCGGCCGCTGGAGCAAGCGATCGAATTGCAGCACCAATTCACAAGCGACGCCTCCCACGATTTGCGCACGCCGCTCGCCGTCATCCGCACAGAGACGTCGGCCGCGCTCCATAATGCCGACTTGAGCGAAGAGGCTGCCGAGCGTCTGCGCATCATCGACGATCAGGCCCAACGCATGGAGCGGCTCATCGACCAACTGTTGACGCTCTCACATGTCGACGCTGAAAGTGCGCTGGAGCGAGAACCGACCGATCTCGTGGTAGTGGTGAACGGCGTCCTTCGATCGCTCCGCCCGCTGGCAGAGGCGCGGCGCATCGATCTCTCCGTCAATCGCAGCGAAAGCGCGCTCGTCATGGGCGACGAGCTCAAGCTGTCGCAGCTCGTCGCCAATCTTGTCGACAACGCGATCAAGTACAGCCCCGAAAGCACCCGCGTGGAGGTCGGCGTCTGGCAAGCGCGCGATGCCGCCTTCGTCGCGGTGGCGGACCGAGGCGCCGGCATCCCACAGGACGAAAGAGAGCGTATATTCTTGCGCTTTCATCGCCTGGATCAGGCGCGCAACGGCAACGGAGAGGGCGAGGGTCCAGCCGGACACGGACTCGGCCTCCCACTTTGCCGCTGGATCGCGCGGGCGCACGGCGGCGACATCGCGGTGGACAGCCGCGAAGGCAAGGGCAGCACGTTCACGGTCCGGCTCCCAGCCATCTCATCGTAA
- a CDS encoding TonB-dependent receptor, giving the protein MSVSAISRIIAALFVVLSCCFTAAIAGTTGGISGRVSDAHAAPVAGVKVTVSSPSQIASAVSDSKGFFSVLNLTPDTYTITASKDGFDTTQLSGITVQADQTATAGIAMRPTVKVLTTVTTTAVASVVNRSVTGDLYAVNAQAINGYQGAAGGAETLYSQNGVVGSLPGVVRAVGTGGGYSGNGSLSVRGGSNDQIGFELEGIPLNRGFDSANATSFITNGLGSLEVYTGGAPADSGRSMAGFINEVMHRGTYPGGGDLTIVNGFPTYNHTFTADMYGGTPDRRFTYYVSTLGSNADYSQSNRANLDNETLNIKANDPGCLAFNTEVVANTDTTIEDPITLDCSKAHALNIPISQHMFQSLANPSAAERDTVINLHESIAHDGLNDDLQAMWVGGSTGNPFPYSGTQIDPVLYAEGTGGSTDSRGNFLWPTGTPYTGALNHTYNPNAFSALTWPSSGNSQGPIPKDYLDSEATDYGINKLSYTRAFTSSSFLRLYAYALYSAWNFDEATNGFVGDSYYQLHDHATGYTLNYQNQVNQQHLLRLDLDYSKDLTLRYNYAPNFAQDGFWVQCGTTLTDPNGDTLGNTPLGACDPVSNPNVLQKGSPFAYWNSLPLVSTDAAVADSWRPSDKWLFDIGARIDKFHIPLTALQVTGANGIAELSQNNAGFCLHGYAYALGEPCNGFLTEEVNDGVLAASALPGAGKWTNVSGSLDYNEFSPRFGVTFTASPTNVLRFSVGRYVEPPATAYIEYIGAPHFGATDTASVLNNFYDGLGFTAVHNVQPQDSTNFDLSFEHEFAGGWSAKVTPYARNTRGQILSLPVVPSNPTFVTGYNFGSARIKGSEFLISKQRTTPNGWSAIVSATLTDSKIHFDRTLGGQSFIDVINSSIGAYNQQYGTHFAKLDPNGYYSPSITQSPGSTSPSYDVRWVANINLDYRLNGWDFAPTFTYQSGNPYGDPLSFPDVHCQPDGTPSAPGCIPLPDQSLTPLANGPDPYTHTFDQPGSLKGPSWLSMNMAVSHDLGRNIKGSFLVTNIFTVVHNHGYPWEFPSSAQVLAYGDNSFYTFPLGMSLDTGFPTHTGYYGDNYHAYVPASLNSAPEFVFSISTRL; this is encoded by the coding sequence ATGTCTGTGTCTGCAATCAGCCGCATCATCGCTGCGCTGTTCGTCGTGCTTTCGTGCTGCTTCACGGCAGCCATCGCGGGAACGACCGGCGGCATTTCCGGAAGGGTGTCGGACGCGCACGCAGCGCCGGTTGCCGGCGTCAAAGTGACCGTTTCGTCGCCGTCGCAAATCGCGTCGGCGGTCAGCGATAGCAAAGGCTTTTTCTCCGTCCTCAATCTCACGCCCGACACGTATACGATCACGGCGAGCAAGGACGGCTTCGACACGACGCAGCTCTCCGGCATCACCGTGCAGGCCGATCAGACCGCAACCGCCGGCATCGCCATGCGGCCCACGGTGAAAGTGCTCACCACGGTCACCACGACGGCGGTCGCGAGCGTTGTGAATCGATCGGTCACCGGCGATCTGTATGCGGTGAACGCGCAGGCGATCAACGGCTATCAGGGCGCGGCCGGCGGTGCGGAGACGCTGTACAGTCAAAACGGAGTCGTGGGATCGCTGCCGGGCGTGGTCCGCGCGGTCGGCACCGGCGGCGGCTACTCGGGCAACGGCAGCCTGAGCGTACGCGGCGGCTCCAACGATCAGATCGGCTTCGAACTCGAAGGCATCCCGCTGAATCGCGGGTTTGATTCTGCGAACGCAACATCGTTCATAACCAATGGGCTCGGCAGTCTCGAAGTCTACACCGGCGGCGCGCCGGCCGACTCCGGCAGGTCCATGGCGGGCTTCATCAACGAGGTGATGCATCGCGGCACGTATCCCGGCGGCGGCGACCTCACGATCGTCAACGGATTCCCCACGTACAACCACACGTTCACCGCCGACATGTACGGCGGCACGCCCGACCGGCGGTTCACGTACTACGTCTCGACGCTCGGCTCGAATGCGGACTACAGCCAATCGAATCGGGCAAATCTCGACAACGAAACGTTGAATATCAAGGCGAACGATCCGGGCTGCCTTGCGTTCAACACGGAAGTCGTGGCCAATACCGATACGACGATTGAGGACCCGATCACGCTCGACTGCTCCAAGGCGCACGCGCTGAACATCCCGATCTCGCAGCACATGTTTCAATCGCTCGCCAATCCGTCGGCTGCCGAGCGCGACACCGTGATCAACCTCCACGAGTCCATCGCGCACGATGGGCTCAACGACGACCTGCAGGCGATGTGGGTCGGCGGCAGCACCGGCAATCCGTTCCCCTATTCCGGCACGCAGATCGATCCCGTGCTCTACGCCGAAGGCACCGGCGGCAGCACCGACTCGAGAGGCAACTTCCTGTGGCCCACAGGCACGCCCTACACTGGCGCGTTGAATCACACGTACAATCCGAATGCGTTCAGCGCGCTCACCTGGCCGTCGTCGGGCAATTCGCAAGGGCCGATCCCGAAGGACTACCTCGATAGCGAAGCCACCGACTACGGCATAAACAAGCTCAGCTATACGCGCGCGTTCACGTCGTCTTCGTTCCTGCGCCTGTACGCTTACGCGCTGTACTCGGCGTGGAATTTCGACGAAGCCACCAATGGCTTTGTCGGCGATTCATACTACCAATTGCACGATCACGCCACAGGCTACACGCTGAACTACCAAAACCAAGTGAATCAGCAGCACCTGTTGCGGTTGGACCTCGACTACAGCAAGGACCTCACCCTGCGCTACAACTACGCGCCCAACTTCGCACAGGACGGATTCTGGGTGCAATGCGGCACCACGCTCACCGATCCGAATGGCGACACCTTAGGGAATACTCCGCTCGGCGCTTGCGATCCGGTGAGTAACCCAAACGTCTTGCAAAAAGGCAGCCCGTTCGCGTACTGGAATTCGTTGCCGCTCGTGAGCACCGACGCTGCCGTCGCCGATTCGTGGCGGCCCAGCGACAAGTGGCTGTTCGACATCGGTGCGCGCATCGACAAGTTTCATATCCCCCTCACCGCATTGCAAGTGACCGGAGCGAATGGCATCGCGGAACTTTCACAGAACAACGCCGGATTCTGCTTGCACGGATACGCCTACGCATTGGGCGAGCCGTGCAACGGATTCCTCACCGAAGAAGTCAACGACGGCGTCCTCGCCGCAAGCGCACTGCCTGGCGCGGGCAAATGGACGAACGTCTCCGGCTCGCTCGACTACAACGAGTTCAGCCCACGCTTCGGCGTGACGTTCACCGCGTCGCCGACAAACGTTCTTCGATTCTCGGTTGGCCGGTATGTCGAGCCGCCGGCCACCGCGTACATCGAGTACATCGGCGCCCCGCATTTCGGCGCTACCGACACCGCTTCGGTGCTCAACAACTTCTATGACGGTCTCGGCTTCACGGCTGTGCACAACGTGCAGCCGCAGGACAGCACCAATTTCGACCTGTCGTTCGAACACGAATTCGCGGGCGGCTGGTCTGCGAAAGTGACGCCGTATGCGCGGAACACGCGCGGCCAAATCCTAAGCTTGCCGGTCGTGCCCAGCAATCCGACATTCGTGACGGGCTACAACTTCGGGTCCGCTCGCATCAAAGGCTCGGAGTTTTTGATCAGCAAACAGCGCACCACGCCGAACGGCTGGTCGGCCATCGTTTCCGCTACCCTGACCGACTCCAAGATCCACTTCGACCGCACGCTCGGCGGCCAGAGTTTCATCGACGTCATCAACTCGTCGATCGGCGCGTATAATCAACAATACGGAACGCACTTCGCGAAACTGGACCCGAACGGCTATTACTCGCCGTCGATCACGCAATCGCCAGGTTCCACGTCGCCGTCGTACGACGTGCGCTGGGTAGCGAACATCAATCTCGATTACCGGTTGAACGGCTGGGATTTCGCGCCGACGTTCACGTATCAGTCGGGCAATCCGTACGGCGATCCGCTGTCGTTCCCCGACGTTCACTGTCAACCCGACGGCACTCCATCGGCACCTGGCTGCATTCCGCTTCCGGACCAATCCTTGACTCCGCTCGCCAACGGTCCGGATCCATACACCCACACGTTTGACCAGCCCGGATCCCTGAAAGGGCCGTCGTGGCTGTCCATGAACATGGCCGTTTCGCACGATCTCGGGCGCAACATCAAAGGCAGCTTCCTCGTCACGAACATCTTCACCGTCGTGCACAATCACGGGTACCCGTGGGAATTCCCGTCGAGCGCGCAAGTGCTCGCGTACGGCGACAACTCGTTCTACACATTCCCGCTCGGCATGAGCCTCGACACCGGTTTCCCCACGCATACTGGCTACTACGGCGATAACTACCACGCGTATGTGCCGGCATCGCTCAACAGCGCACCCGAGTTCGTGTTCAGCATCTCCACACGATTGTAG
- a CDS encoding peptide ABC transporter substrate-binding protein, with protein MESSSPGGANPNPWTIPGVLRIGARLVPDNLNPVVGTQGIDTDLAMLWASFLITLDDHSQLVPDLVETVPSLSNGGISRDGLTITYHLRHGVKWQDGAPFTADDVAFTWRAVMNKKNFVPSRAGYELVSRIDEPDKSTVVVHLTKSYAPFIRTFFTLSSTSYCILPKHLLGQMADINHADFNNHPIGTGPFRVASYEKDVEIKFVANPQYFRGAPKLKEIEYRIVPNDNTLLTQIKTHEIDMYYRASEAQVPMLGAIAGTTLYETPYTRFADIGFNGGNPPLDDVRVRRALAYATDKAELIKKVTHGVDIPADSDQPPFLWAHDDHVTRYAYDPRRAAALLDEAGWPLGPDGIRHKNGKPLSLLFTGYNGAATVDAAQEVIQREWKEVGVEVEIKDYPSDLLYAPMGEHGIEQSGSFDAIFESWGNGSDPDDAVLFECDNAPPNGWNVYHFCSAQLDAAEKTALSVNDESKRKAAYATVQEVLTDQVPVIFLWFEQYVTVANSDLQNYKPGHVGSQWWNPWEWSI; from the coding sequence ATGGAGAGCTCGTCTCCCGGCGGCGCGAACCCCAATCCGTGGACGATTCCCGGCGTGCTTCGCATCGGCGCCCGCCTCGTGCCGGACAATTTGAATCCCGTCGTCGGTACGCAGGGCATCGACACGGATCTGGCCATGTTATGGGCGAGCTTTCTCATCACGCTCGACGACCACAGCCAACTGGTGCCTGACCTCGTCGAGACCGTGCCGTCATTGAGCAACGGAGGGATCAGCCGAGACGGGCTGACGATAACGTATCACTTGCGGCACGGCGTGAAATGGCAGGACGGTGCGCCGTTCACCGCCGACGACGTTGCCTTCACGTGGCGAGCCGTGATGAACAAGAAGAATTTCGTGCCAAGCAGGGCCGGCTACGAGCTCGTCTCGCGCATCGACGAACCAGACAAATCTACGGTCGTCGTTCACCTGACCAAATCGTACGCGCCATTCATTCGCACGTTTTTCACGCTTTCGAGCACGTCGTACTGCATCTTGCCGAAGCATCTGCTCGGACAGATGGCCGACATCAACCATGCGGATTTCAACAATCATCCGATCGGCACCGGCCCATTTCGCGTGGCGTCGTACGAGAAAGACGTCGAGATCAAGTTCGTCGCCAATCCGCAGTACTTCCGTGGCGCACCCAAGCTGAAAGAGATCGAGTATCGCATCGTTCCAAACGACAACACGCTCTTGACGCAGATCAAGACCCACGAGATCGACATGTACTACCGCGCGTCGGAAGCGCAAGTCCCCATGCTCGGCGCGATCGCCGGCACGACCCTCTATGAAACGCCGTACACCCGGTTCGCAGACATCGGCTTCAACGGGGGCAACCCGCCACTCGACGACGTGCGAGTGCGACGCGCGCTCGCCTATGCGACGGACAAGGCTGAGCTGATCAAAAAGGTCACGCACGGCGTCGACATCCCGGCCGACAGCGATCAGCCCCCATTTCTTTGGGCGCACGACGACCACGTGACCCGCTACGCCTACGATCCCCGGCGCGCCGCCGCGCTCTTGGACGAAGCCGGCTGGCCGCTCGGTCCGGACGGCATCCGGCACAAGAACGGGAAGCCGTTGTCGCTGCTGTTCACAGGTTACAACGGCGCGGCCACCGTTGACGCCGCACAAGAGGTCATTCAACGAGAATGGAAGGAAGTCGGCGTCGAAGTCGAGATCAAAGACTACCCCTCCGACTTGCTGTACGCGCCGATGGGCGAACATGGGATCGAGCAGTCTGGCAGCTTCGATGCGATCTTCGAAAGCTGGGGCAACGGTTCGGATCCCGATGACGCGGTGCTCTTCGAGTGCGACAACGCTCCGCCGAATGGGTGGAACGTCTACCATTTCTGCAGCGCTCAACTCGATGCCGCGGAAAAAACCGCGTTGTCCGTGAACGACGAGTCGAAGCGCAAGGCGGCCTATGCGACCGTGCAGGAGGTCCTCACCGACCAAGTGCCGGTCATCTTCTTATGGTTCGAGCAATACGTGACCGTGGCCAATTCGGACTTGCAGAACTACAAGCCGGGTCACGTCGGCTCGCAATGGTGGAACCCGTGGGAGTGGTCGATTTGA
- a CDS encoding response regulator transcription factor — MRLLLVEDDPSLSSSLRRALEAQKFAVTTAGDGDLGLDELCGNDYQLAILDVLLPKRDGFSVCQEARKQGITTPILMLTARDAVTDRVAGLNSGADDYLAKPFAFPELLARVHALLRRPHQDLKPRVITVGELSVDVLRHQALKRGRTVQLTKTEYRLLLYLLENASIVLTKDAILDRLWGAEHGGNSNILEVYIKMLRRKLDDPGSASFVRTVRGVGYTVDKP; from the coding sequence ATGCGACTTTTACTTGTTGAAGACGATCCGAGCCTCTCCTCCTCGCTGCGACGAGCGCTCGAGGCGCAAAAGTTCGCCGTCACCACGGCCGGCGATGGAGATCTTGGGCTCGACGAATTGTGCGGCAACGATTATCAGCTTGCTATACTCGACGTGCTGCTTCCCAAACGTGACGGCTTCTCAGTTTGTCAAGAGGCGCGCAAACAAGGCATCACCACTCCCATCCTCATGTTGACCGCGCGCGACGCCGTCACCGATCGCGTGGCTGGGTTGAACAGCGGCGCCGACGATTATCTCGCAAAACCGTTCGCGTTTCCCGAACTGCTCGCACGCGTGCACGCGCTATTGCGCCGCCCGCACCAAGATCTAAAACCTCGCGTCATCACCGTCGGCGAACTTTCGGTAGACGTGCTGCGCCACCAAGCGCTCAAGCGCGGACGCACCGTCCAACTCACGAAGACCGAATACCGGCTTTTGCTCTACTTGCTCGAGAACGCGAGCATCGTCCTCACTAAAGACGCGATACTCGATCGCCTGTGGGGCGCCGAGCATGGCGGCAACAGCAACATCCTCGAAGTCTATATCAAGATGCTTCGCCGCAAGCTCGACGATCCAGGCTCCGCCTCGTTCGTGCGCACAGTTCGCGGCGTCGGGTACACCGTCGACAAACCGTGA
- a CDS encoding aromatic ring-hydroxylating dioxygenase subunit alpha, which produces MAVYQKSAVRAGASTMPQRYYASADIFARETERIFTKRWLCVGRAEQIPNAGDYFLAEMFGESLIIVRGTDGGVRAHFNVCRHRGTRMCEEQKGTFGGSIMCPYHAWTYGLDGALLAARNMQTVEGFDRSSYPLKQANLAQWEGFLFVNLAATPTPFEQVFAQVLRRWPQWTIGRLRAAKRIDYDLRSNWKLIFQNYSECYHCPLIHPALDRLSPSDSGRNDLSEGDFQGGFMTFREPGTHGSMTVSGHTARPPVGDVAADDIERVYYYTIFPTMLLSLHPDYVMVHYLTPLSHDRTLVSCEWLFDPETMARPEFDPSDAIEFWDMTNRQDWHVCELSQAGISSRAYTPGPYGNQEGLLESFDRNYLAAMGE; this is translated from the coding sequence ATGGCCGTCTACCAAAAATCCGCCGTCCGCGCGGGTGCGTCCACGATGCCGCAGCGTTACTACGCATCGGCCGACATATTCGCTCGCGAGACGGAACGCATCTTCACGAAGCGATGGCTGTGTGTCGGGCGCGCCGAACAGATACCTAACGCCGGCGACTATTTCTTGGCCGAGATGTTCGGCGAGAGCTTGATCATCGTGCGCGGCACCGATGGTGGAGTGCGCGCACATTTCAATGTCTGCCGTCATCGCGGCACGCGCATGTGCGAGGAGCAGAAGGGTACGTTCGGCGGCTCCATCATGTGCCCGTATCACGCGTGGACGTACGGTTTGGACGGGGCGCTGCTGGCCGCGCGCAACATGCAGACGGTCGAAGGTTTTGACCGGTCGTCGTATCCGCTCAAACAAGCGAACCTCGCGCAGTGGGAAGGTTTTCTGTTCGTCAATCTGGCGGCGACGCCGACGCCTTTCGAGCAGGTCTTTGCGCAAGTTCTTCGCCGCTGGCCGCAGTGGACCATCGGCCGCTTGCGGGCCGCAAAACGCATCGACTACGATCTGCGCTCGAATTGGAAGCTCATCTTCCAAAACTATTCGGAATGCTATCACTGTCCGCTGATCCACCCCGCGCTCGACAGGCTTTCGCCGTCGGACAGCGGCCGCAACGATCTGTCCGAGGGCGATTTCCAGGGTGGCTTCATGACGTTTCGCGAGCCGGGTACTCACGGCAGCATGACGGTCTCCGGACACACCGCGCGGCCGCCGGTGGGCGATGTTGCGGCCGACGACATCGAGCGCGTGTACTACTATACGATTTTTCCGACCATGCTGTTGAGCCTCCATCCCGACTACGTCATGGTGCACTACCTCACGCCGTTGTCGCACGACCGCACGCTCGTGTCGTGCGAATGGCTCTTCGATCCCGAAACGATGGCGAGGCCGGAATTCGATCCAAGCGATGCGATCGAGTTTTGGGATATGACCAACCGCCAGGACTGGCACGTCTGCGAATTGTCGCAAGCGGGAATCTCGTCGCGCGCCTACACGCCGGGTCCATACGGCAATCAAGAAGGTCTTCTCGAATCATTCGACCGCAACTATCTCGCCGCCATGGGAGAGTAG
- a CDS encoding DUF2249 domain-containing protein, whose translation MTGNGTSPEPIERIDLRQFPTWERHDRMLASFDRLTAGQFVEFVNDHEPKALRGSLELERGGITLWDVRNQGDGRWLMRLTRLPDPSLSGDSPRVGFLRRCTMFRGVPKDLLREIDRVAKERTYHDRMVIVAEGTNWPELGIVRRGIVEVTRATDEDREIVLYDVSPYSMFNEAAVFDEGTAEVTVIARGDVDTVELPAAFVRQFIQRSPDAAAGCARFFAQRQRRLSGAAGNLAFGRVLTRIARVLLDYASPDEGMARGVGGVERITQSDLAARVGTVRDMGSRALSHLEDLGAIELRRGRVVRLDRAKLEEVVKATK comes from the coding sequence ATGACCGGAAATGGCACCTCGCCCGAACCGATCGAACGCATCGATCTGCGACAGTTCCCCACGTGGGAACGGCACGATCGTATGCTTGCCTCATTTGACCGGCTGACCGCCGGCCAATTCGTGGAGTTCGTCAACGACCACGAGCCGAAGGCCTTACGCGGCTCGCTTGAACTCGAGCGCGGCGGCATAACCCTTTGGGATGTGCGCAACCAGGGCGACGGACGCTGGCTCATGCGGCTCACGCGCCTGCCCGACCCTTCGTTGAGCGGCGATTCTCCACGCGTCGGCTTCTTGCGCCGTTGCACCATGTTCCGCGGCGTGCCCAAAGATCTGTTGCGCGAAATCGATCGCGTCGCCAAAGAGCGCACGTATCACGATCGCATGGTGATCGTCGCCGAAGGCACGAACTGGCCCGAACTGGGCATAGTCCGCCGCGGCATCGTAGAAGTGACGCGCGCGACCGATGAGGACCGAGAAATCGTGCTCTACGATGTCTCGCCGTACTCCATGTTCAACGAAGCAGCGGTTTTCGACGAAGGTACGGCCGAGGTCACGGTGATCGCGCGAGGCGATGTGGACACGGTCGAACTGCCGGCGGCATTCGTGCGGCAATTCATCCAGCGCAGTCCCGATGCAGCGGCGGGATGCGCGCGCTTCTTTGCTCAGCGCCAGCGGCGACTTTCGGGCGCTGCGGGCAATCTCGCGTTCGGCCGCGTGCTGACGCGCATCGCGCGCGTGCTGCTCGACTATGCATCGCCCGATGAAGGCATGGCGCGCGGCGTCGGCGGCGTGGAACGGATCACGCAGTCGGACTTGGCGGCGCGAGTCGGCACCGTGCGCGACATGGGTAGTCGCGCGTTGTCGCACCTCGAGGATCTCGGTGCGATCGAATTGCGTCGCGGCCGCGTGGTGCGCCTCGATCGCGCGAAGTTGGAAGAAGTCGTCAAAGCCACCAAGTAG
- a CDS encoding transporter substrate-binding domain-containing protein: MTLTACVKHSDPTSIAGPPDLLAAVKQRHTLVVSTDGNYAPQSFLKIDGNWVGFDVDVAREVARRLGVVPRFEDSNYDVVTAGNWHNRWDVNVDSMAVTTERKKTLLLTAPYYFVPAAFVVHKDSTVSNVAQLAGARVGVGIATTYLAYLKAELPGDIEPILVRRPAKVKPVQYVTDELALQDLELGNGKRLDAVLTAMPTASAAIAAGAPLRIIDQTVFYEDDAIALDRHSENSPEPLLAAIDDAISNMLRDGTLSRLSKKYYGADLTHKH, from the coding sequence ATGACCCTGACCGCGTGCGTCAAGCATTCGGATCCAACCTCGATCGCGGGACCTCCGGACCTTCTCGCAGCGGTGAAGCAGCGTCACACCTTGGTCGTCTCGACGGACGGTAACTACGCGCCGCAGTCCTTCCTCAAAATCGACGGCAACTGGGTAGGCTTCGACGTGGACGTCGCGCGGGAAGTAGCGAGACGACTTGGAGTTGTTCCGCGATTTGAGGACAGCAACTACGATGTGGTGACCGCAGGCAATTGGCACAATCGCTGGGATGTCAACGTCGATTCCATGGCGGTGACCACCGAGCGGAAGAAAACGTTGTTGCTCACCGCGCCATACTATTTCGTGCCCGCCGCGTTTGTCGTGCACAAGGACAGCACCGTCTCGAATGTGGCGCAATTGGCGGGCGCGCGGGTAGGAGTGGGTATCGCAACGACATACTTGGCGTATCTCAAGGCCGAACTTCCGGGTGACATAGAACCGATTCTCGTCCGCCGGCCGGCGAAGGTCAAGCCTGTCCAATACGTCACCGACGAACTCGCGCTGCAAGACCTTGAATTGGGCAACGGCAAACGCCTGGACGCGGTGCTCACGGCCATGCCGACCGCGAGCGCGGCCATCGCAGCTGGCGCGCCACTGCGGATCATCGATCAGACGGTCTTTTACGAAGATGATGCGATCGCGCTGGACAGGCACTCCGAAAATTCGCCGGAGCCCTTGCTCGCGGCGATCGACGATGCGATTTCGAATATGTTGCGCGACGGCACGCTATCCCGCCTATCAAAGAAGTACTACGGCGCAGATTTGACGCATAAACATTAG
- a CDS encoding DUF1343 domain-containing protein produces MMDDIASFGPVRNGIDVLAADDFSVLQNRRVALITNHTGRLLDGTRTIDALAANPEVQLDVLFAPEHGLDGTRDERLDDSRDEITQLPVYSLFGKRTAPSPEQLHNIDVLLYDIQDVGARFYTYISTLGYALEACAENEVQMFVLDRPNPIGGFDVEGPSSDAACESLTAYHPLPLRHGMTVGELSRLFNIERDIGADLRVVTMAGWQRSYWFDNCGQSWINPSPNIRDLEAATLYPGIGLLEGTNVSVGRGTPTPFHVIGAPWMDGPRLAQALAKYELPGLTYEAVEFTPDEARHRHHGVKCHGVRFVVGDMHSALPSVLALSLITELRAMHPSEWHYRDLDPMLARPDLLDAIEDSSAELDDLWEPDPEFFDARAKAMLY; encoded by the coding sequence ATGATGGACGACATCGCTTCGTTCGGCCCGGTGCGCAACGGCATCGATGTATTGGCCGCCGACGACTTCAGCGTGCTCCAAAACCGGCGCGTAGCGCTTATCACCAACCACACGGGCCGGCTTCTCGACGGAACCCGCACAATCGATGCGCTTGCGGCGAATCCCGAAGTTCAATTGGACGTGCTGTTCGCGCCGGAGCACGGCCTCGACGGCACGCGCGACGAGCGGCTCGACGACTCGCGCGACGAAATCACGCAACTTCCGGTCTATAGTTTGTTCGGCAAACGCACGGCGCCGTCGCCGGAGCAATTGCACAACATCGACGTGCTCCTCTACGACATCCAAGACGTCGGCGCGCGCTTCTATACGTATATCTCCACGTTGGGCTACGCCCTTGAAGCGTGCGCCGAGAACGAAGTGCAGATGTTCGTGCTGGATCGGCCTAACCCCATCGGCGGCTTCGACGTGGAAGGTCCGTCCAGCGATGCGGCGTGCGAGTCTTTGACCGCGTACCATCCGCTGCCGTTGCGACACGGCATGACGGTCGGAGAATTGAGCCGGCTGTTCAACATCGAGCGCGATATCGGCGCAGACCTGCGCGTCGTCACGATGGCGGGCTGGCAGCGCTCTTATTGGTTCGACAATTGTGGTCAGAGTTGGATCAATCCGTCGCCGAACATCCGCGACCTTGAGGCCGCGACGCTGTATCCCGGCATCGGATTGCTGGAGGGAACCAACGTCTCGGTCGGGCGTGGCACACCCACGCCGTTTCACGTCATCGGCGCGCCGTGGATGGACGGCCCGCGTTTGGCGCAAGCACTTGCCAAGTACGAGCTGCCGGGTCTCACCTACGAAGCGGTCGAGTTCACTCCCGACGAAGCGCGTCATCGGCATCACGGCGTGAAATGCCACGGCGTCCGTTTCGTCGTCGGCGACATGCACTCGGCTTTGCCGAGTGTCCTCGCTCTATCGCTCATCACCGAGCTCCGCGCTATGCATCCAAGCGAATGGCACTACCGCGATCTCGATCCGATGCTGGCTCGGCCGGATCTGCTCGACGCCATCGAAGATAGCTCTGCGGAATTAGACGATCTGTGGGAACCTGACCCGGAGTTCTTCGACGCGCGCGCAAAAGCTATGCTGTATTAA